In the Diospyros lotus cultivar Yz01 chromosome 13, ASM1463336v1, whole genome shotgun sequence genome, TTGCTTTTCTTCACTTCGAAAATTCAGATTCTTCTCCTATATTTGAGTCTCCTTCTGTTGAATATTCAGGCGTATTTCGGAATCCATGGCTCCCTGGGTGACCGAATTTTCGATTTGGTTACGCAGCAACGCAAGGATCAGAAACTCACCTTCCAGGATCTTGTAATCGCTAAAGTGAGTGAGTTATTTCgctattatgtttttaatttagaCTAGACGCCGCTAGGCACACATTCTATGCTGTTCCATTGGATAAAGATGATTGTAAGAGGATGTTGAACTGCTGCGGCGAATTGATTACCGTGGAATATGGATTTTTGTAATGATGATAAGCCAAGAAAGGTTAAAAACCTAAGAGAGTTGTGGTATTTGTTTgcaaattaaaatgaatttaaccgtttcttgatttatttttgttacaatCTTGGGTAGAACTTACCTTCCAAAGCTAGAAGTTAGCTGTTAAGGGGAGAGTGCTCAAGAGATTATAAACTCCACACCAGAAGCTTGAACTTCTAATGTGGGACAAGTTCCATACCTTAcagtggaccataacataccaccacaATCCACAGCCTGGGGCCCACGACGGCAGGCTGTGCACTAGCCACTGCTAGTCTTGGGTGAACACTGCAATGTCGACGTCACCTCCGTCGCCTCTCGCTTGCATTGGGAGCCATGGGCccagctttgataccactgttacaacCCTCGGGTAGAACTTATCCTCAAAAGTTAGCTATTAAGGGGAGGGTGTCCAAGAGGTTATAAATCCCATACCAGAAGCTTGaacttccaatgtgggacaagtcccaTATCTTAGAGTGGACCATGACAATTTCTtcttaattgagaaaatattacggtaattttaattttaattaatttatctttaaggcttaattttggcaaattaaaTTGTGACACAGCTTAAGAAAAGGGGATACACCAAGTGTTGATTATTCAATCTCATGATATGGGTTGGTGGGTGGCGCTTCTGGTTTCTCCTGTTTGTGTATGTTCAATTGGATTCGTTGAGTATTGAACATAATTTCTTTGAATCCGAAAATGTTGTGCTTTGATTGGCCGCCTTACCTCAAAGTGCTTTATTTGGGCATTTTGTAACCATGTTGGTATAATCTTGAAGTAAAACAGTGACACTGTAGAATTTCTTTTTAGGTCTTGAGTTCCTCCCTGTGGTCTTCATTTAAACACTTCATACTAACTTTTGCATATGCACATGTTAGAAATATCTATGGACTGGGTTTTGCAGATGTGTCCATGATAATCTGGGTCCATTTTTATATTGCAGGGCACTTACGAGAAAGGAACAAAGGATGAGATTGAAGAGTTTATTTATCAGTTAATAGATGTGACTGGGGATGGCATCTTGGGGAGGTAGAACTGTAAAACCTTGGTGTCTTCCCTCTTGGGAGGTGATCATCGTCTTTTGTTTTAGACAGCTTTATAGATTAGTCATCCCTTAAGATTGTTAAGATTGTTTCCTTTCAACATTGCTAAGTCCATAACCTTAATGGACTGCAAAAATCTGAACCTTTAAGCCATTTCAAATATCCCTCTGTCATTGGAGGCATATACACAAGGCAGACTGAATTTTTCTATGTACTGTGCTTCCAAAAATGCCTAGCTGGTCATTACATTATGACTTACATAATGCCTTATAGCTACATACATGatgttttctttattctttttgtttggcTAGGTGCTGCTTCATCTGGTGTTTTGCTATTACAgcataatattaaatatttgagtttcCAAATGTATATTTGGTTAAGTTTCAACAAAATCTCATATGGGCTTAAAGTTAGATATTCTTATTAGTAGTTTATGGTATGATGCGGTGAAAAGCTAGTTTTTATTGCTTTAATAACAGTATGTTACACCACGGAGACGGAATTTTGATAGGTGGAAAATATGAATTGTCATCCTTTTAACTGTTTTTTGATTGGTATTGGGATCACCTTATAAATTTTGAGCTGCAAGGTGTATATAGTTATGCAGATTATCAAATTTCTGGTGTTGAAAATTGGTATACATCAAGGTTTTTTTCCATGCACTATGTTGCTTCAAAACCTTTTTTCAGCACAACTACATGATGCTAACTTCCAGTGAAGAACAACAATGTAAATAAGGATCCAGCAACTATCATTTTCAGAAACAAGTTTTCAAGGATTGTTTATAATGGTAGGGAAAACATTGAGTTAGGGCTGTATGTGGGTATTACTTAATGGAACTGAGATTTTGGATTCATTTTTATTAGTGCTAATGGCTTGTCAAAAATTTATTGAAAGAATTTAAAAAGTCCTGCGTATTTGTTTTTTAAGGGGCCATctgaaaatgtttttttgtttttgttttcaagatTTTGTGTTGTGTTCATTTTCAGCTACCCCATGacagtgtgtgtgtgggtgcaTGTgcgtgtagagagagagagagagagatgaaaatgAAAGATGAAAATAAAGACAAAGATTGAAGATTTAAGATGGATGGTGGTGGCCAACGAGGAGTGaggtgggagagagagagagagagggtaaTCTCTGCTGTTGGTGTTTCCGTCTTCCCTCAGATATGTAGCTTGGATACAATGGTGAGCAAGAGAAATGGTGGCGTAGGGATGTTGGTTGTGGTGAGATGGCGGTTAGCACAGAGGGCAAGAGCTAGTGAAATGAAttgagaatggaatggaaaagtGATGAGGAAATGGATTcagattgtttttgttttttcccagttcatttcaattaattttcattgtttCAGACTGAATTCAGGTCTCCCAAACAGCCTTTCAacttttgaatttcaaaattatgagCATGGAGTGGAAAATCTTGAAATGGCCACGTTTTCAGACACACCTAAGTTTTTGGTCCTGCTGTGCATTGTAGCTTTTCCATTTCAGAAGTTGGAATGACCTTAATTAACCGTAAAGATACCCAAAATTTTTGGGTTTTTGCTTCTGGCCAAGGCTGTTAACGGTGGGAGTCATCTTTCgttgttttattcttttgttaACTTGTTTGACTTTGGGAATTGTCAGGTCTGATGTGGAAGCTGTATTAGTTGTGATGCTTGATGATATACGCTATCAACAAAGCTCTGGAACTCAATCAAAATCCCCTCAGGATggtctttttgtttttcttaatgCTGCAAATTTTTCGAAGACTAGAGAAGGATGTGATGAAAGCATGTCGTTTGAGGATTTCAGAAAGTGGTGTGCCCTTCTCCCTTCTGTGAGGAGGTATCTTGGAAGCTTGTTGTCACCATCTGATTCAGGTTCTACTCCTAGTTTTTTCCTTTATATACTGGAGTAGACCCTTACCAAATTATTgatgataatatttattttttatattccaaCCATCTCGGATTAGTTTTCCATTAAAGGAGTCTAAGATCGGTGGCACATATAGTATTATTGAACTTATTTGTTTATGGCCAAACTGCTTACGCAGGAAGACCAGGTTCTCAAGTTCCTCGTCTACTACACATGCAACATGTTGATTCTGATTCCCTGTTGTTGAAGAAGGAATATGCATGGCTTATTGGTGGAGCCCTTACCCACCCGG is a window encoding:
- the LOC127788521 gene encoding uncharacterized protein LOC127788521 isoform X5, translating into MGNSQSQSPSSDPRFVSASRAFTQKELEDLNALFASLAAQSQSNGRFISPSVFKAYFGIHGSLGDRIFDLVTQQRKDQKLTFQDLVIAKGTYEKGTKDEIEEFIYQLIDVTGDGILGRSDVEAVLVVMLDDIRYQQSSGTQSKSPQDGLFVFLNAANFSKTREGCDESMSFEDFRKWCALLPSVRRYLGSLLSPSDSGRPGSQVPRLLHMQHVDSDSLLLKKEYAWLIGGALTHPELNEWKLLYHSTYNGLSFSTFLGNILIDLQK
- the LOC127788521 gene encoding uncharacterized protein LOC127788521 isoform X2, whose amino-acid sequence is MGNSQSQSPSSDPRFVSASRAFTQKELEDLNALFASLAAQSQSNGRFISPSVFKAYFGIHGSLGDRIFDLVTQQRKDQKLTFQDLVIAKGTYEKGTKDEIEEFIYQLIDVTGDGILGRSDVEAVLVVMLDDIRYQQSSGTQSKSPQDGLFVFLNAANFSKTREGCDESMSFEDFRKWCALLPSVRRYLGSLLSPSDSGRPGSQVPRLLHMQHVDSDSLLLKKEYAWLIGGALTHPELNEWKLLYHSTYNGLSFSTFLGNILNDKGPTVLIVKDKEGYVYGGCASQPWERHADFYGDMKSFLFQLYPTASIFRPTGANNNLQWRTFQMA
- the LOC127788521 gene encoding uncharacterized protein LOC127788521 isoform X3; the encoded protein is MGNSQSQSPSSDPRFVSASRAFTQKELEDLNALFASLAAQSQSNGRFISPSVFKAYFGIHGSLGDRIFDLVTQQRKDQKLTFQDLVIAKGTYEKGTKDEIEEFIYQLIDVTGDGILGRSDVEAVLVVMLDDIRYQQSSGTQSKSPQDGLFVFLNAANFSKTREGCDESMSFEDFRKWCALLPSVRRYLGSLLSPSDSGRPGSQVPRLLHMQHVDSDSLLLKKEYAWLIGGALTHPELNEWKLLYHSTYNGLSFSTFLGNILNDKGPTVLIVKDKEGYVYGGCASQPWERHADFYGDMKSFLFQLYPTASIFRPTGANNNLQWVLEGR